A genomic window from Diospyros lotus cultivar Yz01 chromosome 2, ASM1463336v1, whole genome shotgun sequence includes:
- the LOC127794561 gene encoding cysteine-rich receptor-like protein kinase 19 isoform X8, giving the protein MLLRIITLLLFLLLQVMSSSGANNWIRLGCWYAGTPYISIPDIDSTLFTHLSCSFAQINSSTSEIYVSPAYNSYFSTFTPTVRKRNPSVITILSIWGGDAESSNFSSMGIDLSGDASCIVTNTMDLGTLLDEWRAAINTESKNSGQSRLILTVSGYYLPVIHSTSYPVDSMTRNVDWLNIVAFDYHLPRRENFTGAHAALYDPSSNISTDYGIKQWIAKGFPASKIVLGLPYYGYVWKLANPKDNAIGAPASGPGAALGGYIPYSYVMTSVKTYGAISEYNATYVVNYFTTDSSWVCFDDVEAIKTKVAYSKEKKLLGYVVWQIPFDDHWILSKAAYEEHKEQRHKKLFLVVFLPFVVGLTLLLGASTVYLQRRMVRMKGMRILTRGRKSSSPNLQAFSFADIKTATNKFSSKNKLGEGGFGPVYKGKLPDGLEIAVKRLSETSHQGAEEFKNEVTLTAKLQHVNLVRLLGFCTEGEEKLLIYEYMPNKSLAFYLHDPVRRMLFDWSKWVQVIEGVTQGLIYLQEYSRWTIIHRDLKASNILLDSMMKPKISDFGLARIFHKDDEEANTSRIVGTYGYVPPEYIRNGIYSTKYDVYSFGVLLLQIISGKKNTCVCGPEEDLNLLEYAYELWKDGKGMEFVDPLLDDSLSSCKIMRCMQVALLCVQEKWQDRPSMLEVSSMLKNESEAVPTPKIPAFWTRKADDATVQWGPEICSVDVETISQLEPR; this is encoded by the exons ATGTTGCTCAGAATCATAACCCTCcttctgtttcttctcttaCAAGTGATGAGTTCTTCAGGTGCAAACAACTGGATCAGATTAGGTTGTTGGTATGCAGGCACACCATATATCTCTATTCCTGACATAGATTCAACGCTGTTTACTCACCTTTCATGCTCTTTTGCACAAATCAACTCTTCCACTTCCGAGATCTATGTTTCCCCCGCCTATAACTCATACTTTTCCACCTTCACCCCCACTGTCAGAAAAAGAAATCCATCAGTTATTACCATTCTATCAATATGGGGCGGAGATGCAGAATCTTCAAACTTCTCTTCCATG GGCATTGATCTCTCAGGTGATGCTTCGTGCATAGTGACCAACACAATGGATTTGGGAACTCTCCTTGATGAGTGGCGAGCTGCTATAAACACTGAATCAAAGAACTCCGGGCAATCAAGACTCATCTTGACTGTGTCAGGTTATTACTTGCCAGTCATACATTCCACCAGTTACCCTGTGGACTCAATGACAAGGAACGTGGACTGGTTAAACATTGTAGCATTTGACTATCATTTGCCTCGGAGAGAAAATTTTACAGGTGCTCATGCTGCTTTGTATGACCCCTCGAGCAACATAAGCACCGATTATGGTATAAAGCAATGGATTGCTAAAGGATTTCCTGCTAGCAAGATTGTTCTGGGTTTGCCATATTATGGCTATGTGTGGAAACTTGCGAACCCCAAAGACAATGCAATTGGGGCACCTGCAAGTGGTCCAGGCGCTGCATTAGGTGGATACATACCCTACAGCTACGTAATGACATCGGTGAAAACTTATGGAGCTATTTCAGAATACAATGCAACTTATGTTGTAAATTACTTCACCACAGATTCATCATGGGTTTGTTTCGACGATGTAGAAGCAATCAAAACTAAGGTTGCGTACTCGAAAGAAAAAAAGCTTCTTGGTTATGTTGTATGGCAAATACCATTTGATGATCATTGGATCCTTTCTAAGGCAG CTTATGAGGAGCACAAGGAGCAAAGACACAAGAAActgtttttggttgtttttctgCCCTTTGTTGTTGGACTTACTCTCCTGCTAGGAGCTTCAACAGTGTATCTGCAGAGGAGAATGGTCAGAATGAAAG GTATGAGGATATTAACTCGAGGCAGAAAGTCATCATCACCTAATCTTCAAGCATTCAGTTTTGCTGACATCAAAACtgccacaaacaagttttcAAGCAAAAATAAGCTCGGTGAAGGTGGATTTGGACCTGTTTATAAG GGAAAGTTACCAGATGGACTGGAAATCGCTGTGAAAAGACTTTCTGAAACTTCTCATCAAGGAGCTGAGGAGTTCAAAAATGAGGTTACACTGACAGCAAAACTTCAACACGTCAACCTAGTTAGACTTCTGGGATTTTGCACTGAAGGGGAAGAAAAGCTGCTGATCTATGAGTATATGCCAAACAAAAGCTTGGCCTTCTACCTCCATG ATCCGGTTAGGCGCATGTTATTTGATTGGAGCAAATGGGTTCAAGTCATTGAAGGAGTTACTCAAGGGCTTATTTATCTCCAAGAGTATTCAAGATGGACCATAATTCACAGGGATTTAAAGGCCAGTAACATTTTATTGGATAGTATGATGAAACCTAAAATATCTGATTTTGGTTTAGCTCGAATTTTTCACAAGGATGATGAAGAAGCAAATACTAGCCGAATTGTAGGAACATA CGGCTATGTTCCTCCAGAATATATAAGAAATGGCATATACTCAACAAAATATGACGTTTACAGCTTTGGAGTTCTACTGCTACAAATCATAAGTGGCAAAAAGAATACATGTGTATGTGGCCCCGAAGAAGATCTAAATCTTCTAGAATAT GCTTATGAACTATGGAAAGATGGGAAAGGCATGGAGTTTGTCGATCCACTGCTGGATGATTCTTTGTCGTCATGTAAAATCATGCGATGCATGCAGGTGGCCTTGCTGTGCGTCCAAGAGAAATGGCAAGATAGGCCATCCATGCTGGAGGTTTCTTCCATGCTCAAAAATGAAAGTGAGGCTGTGCCCACGCCCAAAATCCCTGCTTTCTGGACGAGGAAAGCCGACGATGCCACTGTGCAATGGGGGCCAGAAATTTGTTCAGTGGATGTTGAAACAATATCACAACTTGAACCACGATAA
- the LOC127794561 gene encoding cysteine-rich receptor-like protein kinase 19 isoform X1 codes for MLLRIITLLLFLLLQVMSSSGANNWIRLGCWYAGTPYISIPDIDSTLFTHLSCSFAQINSSTSEIYVSPAYNSYFSTFTPTVRKRNPSVITILSIWGGDAESSNFSSMVSQSSRRNSFIQSSIRLTRLFGFQGIDLSGDASCIVTNTMDLGTLLDEWRAAINTESKNSGQSRLILTVSGYYLPVIHSTSYPVDSMTRNVDWLNIVAFDYHLPRRENFTGAHAALYDPSSNISTDYGIKQWIAKGFPASKIVLGLPYYGYVWKLANPKDNAIGAPASGPGAALGGYIPYSYVMTSVKTYGAISEYNATYVVNYFTTDSSWVCFDDVEAIKTKVAYSKEKKLLGYVVWQIPFDDHWILSKAAYEEHKEQRHKKLFLVVFLPFVVGLTLLLGASTVYLQRRMVRMKGMRILTRGRKSSSPNLQAFSFADIKTATNKFSSKNKLGEGGFGPVYKGKLPDGLEIAVKRLSETSHQGAEEFKNEVTLTAKLQHVNLVRLLGFCTEGEEKLLIYEYMPNKSLAFYLHDPVRRMLFDWSKWVQVIEGVTQGLIYLQEYSRWTIIHRDLKASNILLDSMMKPKISDFGLARIFHKDDEEANTSRIVGTYGYVPPEYIRNGIYSTKYDVYSFGVLLLQIISGKKNTCVCGPEEDLNLLEYAYELWKDGKGMEFVDPLLDDSLSSCKIMRCMQVALLCVQEKWQDRPSMLEVSSMLKNESEAVPTPKIPAFWTRKADDATVQWGPEICSVDVETISQLEPR; via the exons ATGTTGCTCAGAATCATAACCCTCcttctgtttcttctcttaCAAGTGATGAGTTCTTCAGGTGCAAACAACTGGATCAGATTAGGTTGTTGGTATGCAGGCACACCATATATCTCTATTCCTGACATAGATTCAACGCTGTTTACTCACCTTTCATGCTCTTTTGCACAAATCAACTCTTCCACTTCCGAGATCTATGTTTCCCCCGCCTATAACTCATACTTTTCCACCTTCACCCCCACTGTCAGAAAAAGAAATCCATCAGTTATTACCATTCTATCAATATGGGGCGGAGATGCAGAATCTTCAAACTTCTCTTCCATGGTTAGCCAATCCTCTCGAAGGAACTCTTTCATTCAGTCGTCCATTAGACTCACCAGGCTTTTCGGCTTTCAGGGCATTGATCTCTCAGGTGATGCTTCGTGCATAGTGACCAACACAATGGATTTGGGAACTCTCCTTGATGAGTGGCGAGCTGCTATAAACACTGAATCAAAGAACTCCGGGCAATCAAGACTCATCTTGACTGTGTCAGGTTATTACTTGCCAGTCATACATTCCACCAGTTACCCTGTGGACTCAATGACAAGGAACGTGGACTGGTTAAACATTGTAGCATTTGACTATCATTTGCCTCGGAGAGAAAATTTTACAGGTGCTCATGCTGCTTTGTATGACCCCTCGAGCAACATAAGCACCGATTATGGTATAAAGCAATGGATTGCTAAAGGATTTCCTGCTAGCAAGATTGTTCTGGGTTTGCCATATTATGGCTATGTGTGGAAACTTGCGAACCCCAAAGACAATGCAATTGGGGCACCTGCAAGTGGTCCAGGCGCTGCATTAGGTGGATACATACCCTACAGCTACGTAATGACATCGGTGAAAACTTATGGAGCTATTTCAGAATACAATGCAACTTATGTTGTAAATTACTTCACCACAGATTCATCATGGGTTTGTTTCGACGATGTAGAAGCAATCAAAACTAAGGTTGCGTACTCGAAAGAAAAAAAGCTTCTTGGTTATGTTGTATGGCAAATACCATTTGATGATCATTGGATCCTTTCTAAGGCAG CTTATGAGGAGCACAAGGAGCAAAGACACAAGAAActgtttttggttgtttttctgCCCTTTGTTGTTGGACTTACTCTCCTGCTAGGAGCTTCAACAGTGTATCTGCAGAGGAGAATGGTCAGAATGAAAG GTATGAGGATATTAACTCGAGGCAGAAAGTCATCATCACCTAATCTTCAAGCATTCAGTTTTGCTGACATCAAAACtgccacaaacaagttttcAAGCAAAAATAAGCTCGGTGAAGGTGGATTTGGACCTGTTTATAAG GGAAAGTTACCAGATGGACTGGAAATCGCTGTGAAAAGACTTTCTGAAACTTCTCATCAAGGAGCTGAGGAGTTCAAAAATGAGGTTACACTGACAGCAAAACTTCAACACGTCAACCTAGTTAGACTTCTGGGATTTTGCACTGAAGGGGAAGAAAAGCTGCTGATCTATGAGTATATGCCAAACAAAAGCTTGGCCTTCTACCTCCATG ATCCGGTTAGGCGCATGTTATTTGATTGGAGCAAATGGGTTCAAGTCATTGAAGGAGTTACTCAAGGGCTTATTTATCTCCAAGAGTATTCAAGATGGACCATAATTCACAGGGATTTAAAGGCCAGTAACATTTTATTGGATAGTATGATGAAACCTAAAATATCTGATTTTGGTTTAGCTCGAATTTTTCACAAGGATGATGAAGAAGCAAATACTAGCCGAATTGTAGGAACATA CGGCTATGTTCCTCCAGAATATATAAGAAATGGCATATACTCAACAAAATATGACGTTTACAGCTTTGGAGTTCTACTGCTACAAATCATAAGTGGCAAAAAGAATACATGTGTATGTGGCCCCGAAGAAGATCTAAATCTTCTAGAATAT GCTTATGAACTATGGAAAGATGGGAAAGGCATGGAGTTTGTCGATCCACTGCTGGATGATTCTTTGTCGTCATGTAAAATCATGCGATGCATGCAGGTGGCCTTGCTGTGCGTCCAAGAGAAATGGCAAGATAGGCCATCCATGCTGGAGGTTTCTTCCATGCTCAAAAATGAAAGTGAGGCTGTGCCCACGCCCAAAATCCCTGCTTTCTGGACGAGGAAAGCCGACGATGCCACTGTGCAATGGGGGCCAGAAATTTGTTCAGTGGATGTTGAAACAATATCACAACTTGAACCACGATAA